The Actinomycetes bacterium genome has a segment encoding these proteins:
- a CDS encoding DUF4349 domain-containing protein → MTTRPGPGRPTRLAAAAAAVALAAVLAACSGGADGGSDTSASAGDVAPAPGAARDTDGGGNAAERDEGSSGSAGSAGWGGSGGSGGSDTGSGLGQLVSNRVVPQGRDIVYRGGVTVEVRAVATAADRVESMVLAVGGVVADESSTRAQGRRGLGDAHLTVRVPPQDFGGTLDRVGALGRELERTRSARDVTTELADVDSRVRTQERSVARVRTLLGRADTIGEVVQIESELARREADLESLQAQLAALQDVTDLSTIEVLLVARDETRPAPAEDDDLGFVAGLRGGWDAFGGIVLVVLTVLGALLPFLVVAALLGLPTYALLRRNRRPASSPDTTA, encoded by the coding sequence ATGACGACTCGACCAGGGCCCGGCCGTCCGACCCGCCTCGCTGCCGCTGCGGCGGCCGTCGCCCTCGCCGCCGTGCTGGCCGCCTGCTCGGGCGGCGCCGACGGGGGCAGCGACACCTCCGCATCCGCGGGCGATGTGGCGCCCGCCCCCGGCGCGGCGAGGGACACCGACGGTGGCGGCAATGCCGCCGAGCGCGACGAGGGGTCGAGCGGGTCCGCTGGGTCAGCCGGCTGGGGCGGCTCGGGCGGCTCGGGCGGGTCCGACACCGGCTCGGGCCTCGGCCAGCTGGTCAGCAACCGGGTGGTCCCGCAGGGACGCGACATCGTCTACCGCGGCGGCGTGACCGTCGAGGTCCGCGCCGTCGCCACCGCGGCCGACCGGGTCGAGTCGATGGTGCTGGCCGTCGGCGGAGTGGTGGCCGACGAGTCGTCGACGCGGGCGCAAGGCCGGCGGGGCCTGGGCGACGCGCACCTCACGGTGCGGGTGCCGCCGCAGGACTTCGGCGGGACGCTGGACCGGGTCGGTGCCCTCGGCCGCGAGCTGGAGCGCACCCGCAGCGCCCGGGACGTCACGACCGAGCTGGCCGACGTGGACAGCCGGGTCCGCACCCAGGAGCGCAGCGTGGCCCGGGTCCGCACCCTGCTCGGGCGGGCGGACACCATCGGCGAGGTCGTGCAGATCGAGAGCGAGCTGGCCCGCCGCGAGGCCGACCTCGAGTCGCTGCAGGCCCAGCTGGCCGCGCTGCAGGACGTCACCGACCTGTCCACGATCGAGGTGCTGCTCGTCGCGCGCGACGAGACCCGCCCGGCGCCGGCGGAGGACGACGACCTCGGCTTCGTGGCCGGGCTGCGCGGCGGCTGGGACGCGTTCGGCGGGATCGTGCTGGTGGTGCTGACCGTGCTGGGTGCCCTGCTGCCGTTCCTCGTGGTGGCCGCACTGCTCGGCCTGCCGACGTACGCCCTGCTCCGGCGCAACCGGCGACCCGCGTCCTCGCCCGACACCACCGCCTGA
- a CDS encoding FAD-dependent oxidoreductase gives MVESDPGDPDAAPAGAAGRHVVVVGGGVAGLAAAHVLRRDGGRGLRVTVLEGSPHLGGKLRVSDLAG, from the coding sequence GTGGTGGAGAGCGACCCCGGCGACCCCGACGCCGCCCCGGCGGGCGCCGCCGGCAGGCACGTCGTCGTGGTCGGCGGGGGTGTCGCCGGCCTGGCCGCGGCCCACGTGCTGCGCCGCGACGGCGGCCGCGGGCTGCGCGTCACGGTGCTCGAGGGCAGCCCGCACCTGGGCGGCAAGCTGCGGGTCAGCGACCTGGCCGGCG